A window from Primulina huaijiensis isolate GDHJ02 chromosome 11, ASM1229523v2, whole genome shotgun sequence encodes these proteins:
- the LOC140988054 gene encoding protein ROLLING AND ERECT LEAF 2-like, which yields MGCAQSKIDNEESVSRCKERRNLMKEAVSLRNAFASAHSGFSVSLKDTGAALSDYAQGEVPPPRPEAVVQQEPSSSDHPPPPPPPPVESSLPPPPPPLPSFSPITPLQRSVTMPAVVSQMEKKGKMKGISIDESDVYEEEEEEEDIGRFHRMKKEVVDVASETPTRAPNQMTPPEIKGMAWDYFFMDNMPQQPLDEVEDEERGYMEEGSGDHSKSINFNSIGGMVEFKTPEKQMGSERIEEFKTPVSVPMEKHFLHSKTAPPAINKVGFGFGELVGNTNSVDLLKVLSDIDDHFLKASQSAQEVSKMLEATRLHYHSNFADNRGHIDHAARVMQVITWNKSFKGADNSSEGTKDTVDAEDYETHATVLDKLLAWEKKLYEEVKAGELMKLEYQRKVAVLNKLKKRKASSEQLEKAKAAVNHLHTRYIVDMQSLDSTVSEVNDIRDKQLHPKLISLIRGMTKMWESMCSHHDSQLKIVTDLKFLDVSGVHIETSKHHHERTKQLSTVVDEWHSQFEKLVTNQRQYISSLNSWLKLNLIPIESSLKEKISSPPRTQNPPIQPLLNAWQDLLEKLPDEIAKNAISSFAAVVKTIFIHQEEEMKLKDKYEETQKEYIRKKQAYDEWHQKYMLRRTPPEEDTVKAIETGAKDPVSERQFVVESLKKKMEDEMEDHQKHCLQVREKSVGSLKIRLPELFRALYDYAHACYNAYERLRLITESQHVK from the exons ATGGGATGTGCTCAGTCGAAAATCGACAATGAGGAGTCTGTCTCGAGGTGCAAAGAGAGGAGAAATTTGATGAAAGAAGCCGTGTCCTTGAGAAATGCTTTCGCTTCAGCTCATTCTGGTTTCTCTGTGTCCCTTAAAGATACTGGTGCCGCCTTGAGCGATTACGCACAAGGAGAGGTGCCGCCACCTCGTCCGGAGGCTGTGGTGCAACAGGAGCCCTCCTCCTCCGACCATCCTCCGCCACCACCCCCTCCTCCGGTGGAATCAAGCCTTCCTCCCCCTCCTCCGCCCCTTCCAAGCTTTTCACCCATCACGCCCCTTCAGCGTTCTGTTACTATGCCAGCTGTGGTGTCACAGATGGAGAAGAAGGGGAAAATGAAGGGGATTTCCATTGATGAGAGTGATGTttatgaagaagaagaggaggaaGAAGACATAGGAAGGTTTCATAGGATGAAGAAAGAGGTCGTGGATGTGGCATCGGAAACTCCGACGAGAGCTCCCAATCAAATGACTCCGCCGGAAATTAAAGGCATGGCTTGGGATTATTTCTTTATGGACAATATGCCTCAACAACCATTGGATGAGGTTGAAGATGAAGAGCGAGGTTACATGGAAGAGGGAAGCGGCGACCACAGCAAAAGTATCAATTTCAATAGTATTGGAGGGATGGTGGAGTTCAAGACTCCAGAAAAGCAGATGGGATCCGAGAGGATTGAAGAGTTCAAGACACCGGTAAGTGTGCCAATGGAGAAGCACTTTTTGCACTCAAAAACAGCGCCACCGGCGATTAATAAAGTTGGATTTGGTTTTGGAGAGTTGGTGGGAAATACTAACAGTGTGGATTTGCTGAAAGTTTTAAGTGATATTGATGACCATTTCCTCAAGGCTTCTCAAAGTGCACAGGAGGTATCGAAGATGTTGGAGGCCACCCGATTGCATTATCATTCAAATTTTGCAGACAATCGAG GGCACATTGACCATGCTGCGAGAGTCATGCAAGTTATAACATGGAATAAATCTTTCAAAGGTGCGGACAATAGTAGTGAGGGAACAAAGGATACTGTTGATGCTGAAGATTATGAGACACATGCCACTGTTTTAGATAAATTGCTCGCATGGGAGAAAAAGCTCTATGAAGAAGTCAAG GCCGGTGAGCTTATGAAACTCGAGTATCAGCGTAAAGTTGCTGTTCTAAACAAACTGAAAAAACGGAAAGCTAGTTCTGAACAACTCGAGAAAGCAAAAGCCGCTGTCAATCATTTGCACACTCGTTACATAGTCGACATGCAATCCTTGGATTCAACTGTCTCTGAAGTGAATGATATTCGCGACAAACAGTTGCATCCAAAGCTCATCAGTCTTATTCGTGG GATGACAAAAATGTGGGAATCCATGTGCTCACATCATGATAGTCAGCTCAAGATTGTTACAGATCTCAAATTCCTCGATGTTTCTGGGGTCCACATCGAAACAAGCAAACACCATCATGAGCGAACCAAACAGCTTTCAACGGTGGTGGACGAATGGCATTCACAGTTTGAAAAACTCGTAACCAATCAAAGACAATACATCAGTTCTCTCAACAGCTGGTTGAAGTTAAACCTCATACCAATCGAGAGTAGCTTGAAAGAAAAAATCTCATCGCCTCCTAGAACTCAAAATCCTCCTATCCAACCACTACTCAATGCCTGGCAGGACCTCCTCGAAAAACTCCCTGATGAAATTGCGAAAAATGCAATTTCCTCCTTTGCAGCAGTTGTAAAGACCATCTTTATCCACCAAGAGGAGGAAATGAAGCTTAAGGACAAGTATGAAGAAACTCAAAAAGAGTATATTCGAAAAAAACAAGCCTACGATGAATGGCATCAAAAATACATGCTACGCAGGACACCACCAGAGGAAGACACGGTTAAAGCTATAGAAACAGGTGCAAAAGACCCTGTTTCTGAGAGACAATTTGTGGTAGAAAGCTTGAAAAAGAAGATGGAAGATGAAATGGAAGACCATCAAAAGCACTGTCTTCAAGTGAGGGAAAAGTCGGTCGGGAGCTTGAAAATCAGGTTACCTGAGCTTTTTCGGGCCCTGTACGACTATGCTCATGCATGTTACAATGCTTATGAGAGACTGAGATTGATTACAGAGTCTCAGCATGTCAAATGA
- the LOC140987879 gene encoding aspartate aminotransferase, cytoplasmic-like codes for MHEGNIAPSPADRRLTTLARHLESSPMDSANQSIDVSPTSGFSGGQNSVFHHVVQAPEDPILGVTVAYNKDPSPVKLNLGVGAYRTEEGKPLVLNVVRKAEQMLVNDSSRVKEYLPIVGLADFNKLSANLILGSDSPAIRENRVTTVQCLSGTGSLRVGGEFLARHYHQRTMYIPVPTWGNHPKVFGLAGLSVKTYRYYDPATRGLDFQGLVEDLGSAPSGSIVLLHACAHNPTGVDPTTQQWEQIRKLMRSKALLPFFDSAYQGFASGNLDSDAQSVRMFVADGGECLVAQSYAKNLGLYGERVGALSIVCRTADVAGRVESQLKLVIRPMYSNPPIHGASIVGTILKDSSMFQEWTNELKAMADRIISMRHQLLDALHARDTPGDWSHIIKQIGMFTFTGLNSEQVAFMRKEYHIYMTSDGRISMAGLSTKTVPHLADAMHAAVTKMG; via the exons ATGCACGAGGGAAACATTGCACCATCACCCGCTGATCGGAGGCTAACTACTTTGGCTAGACATCTCGAAAGCTCTCCTATGGACTCCGCCAACCAATCCATCGACGTTTCGCCGACTTCTGGATTCTCCGGCGGTCAGAATTCTGTCTTTCACCACGTTGTTCAAGCTCCCGAAGATCCTATTCTCGGA GTGACTGTTGCGTACAATAAAGACCCTAGCCCGGTGAAATTGAATTTGGGAGTCGGTGCATATCGGACAGAG GAAGGAAAGCCTCTTGTTTTGAATGTTGTTAGAAAAGCAGAGCAAATGCTAGTCAATGACAG CTCTCGTGTAAAGGAGTATCTCCCCATTGTTGGATTAGCAGATTTCAATAAACTGAGTGCAAATCTCATTCTTGGTTCTGACAG TCCTGCTATTCGAGAAAACAGGGTCACAACTGTTCAGTGCTTATCTGGTACTGGCTCGCTGAGGGTTGGTGGTGAATTTTTGGCACGGCACTATCATCAA CGTACCATGTATATTCCAGTGCCAACGTGGGGAAACCACCCCAAAGTTTTTGGTTTGGCTGGATTATCTGTAAAGACTTATCGCTACTATGATCCTGCAACTCGTGGACTTGATTTCCAAG GCTTGGTGGAAGACCTTGGTTCTGCTCCTTCCGGATCCATTGTGCTTCTGCATGCATGTGCTCATAATCCAACAGGGGTTGATCCTACTACCCAACAGTGGGAGCAGATTAGAAAGTTGATGAGATCAAAGGCATTGCTGCCTTTCTTTGATAGTGCTTATCAG GGTTTTGCAAGTGGAAACTTGGATTCAGATGCTCAGTCTGTTCGGATGTTTGTAGCAGATGGGGGTGAATGTCTTGTGGCTCAAAGTTATGCTAAAAACTTGGGCCTCTATGGGGAGCGTGTTGGTGCCCTAAGCATT GTTTGCAGAACTGCGGATGTGGCAGGTAGGGTGGAGTCTCAATTGAAGCTGGTGATCAGGCCAATGTATTCAAACCCACCCATTCACGGCGCATCAATTGTGGGAACGATCCTCAAGGACAG CTCTATGTTTCAAGAGTGGACAAATGAGCTGAAAGCGATGGCTGATCGTATTATTAGCATGCGCCACCAGCTTCTAGATGCTTTACATGCTAGAG ATACACCTGGTGACTGGAGTCACATTATCAAGCAAATTGGGATGTTTACATTCACTGGACTTAATTCAGAGCAAGTAGCCTTCATGAGAAAAGAATACCACATATACATGACATCCGAtgg GCGAATTAGCATGGCTGGGCTGAGTACGAAGACCGTGCCACATCTTGCAGATGCAATGCATGCTGCCGTCACAAAAATGGGCTGA
- the LOC140988883 gene encoding uncharacterized protein, whose product MAIIGDALRQVFMPKHEYQSLREEEKAWHNLQKPLILLSVTLISLAIFISSAISLSIVFPADNLRRPFCRDLRIQPLSINFTAQIAASGVDRGGVESDLLPGAFVLTDQETVDYYWMVVFLPSAMVFAASSVYLISGIIVAYNAPMRHGCLKVVENNYCASRRGGVRCLSILNIAFTIIFGLLALFLGSTLLTLGSSCSVALFWFYEITTWGLAVLHGGAAFYLRRKAATILDESDFAGRNSGLEMLEADPIEFTPDVERRINDGFKTWMGPSFLSSDEEDEPDDYIEVPTVTRTNSSRQKV is encoded by the exons ATGGCGATAATTGGAGATGCGTTACGTCAGGTGTTCATGCCGAAGCACGAGTATCAGAGCCTACGCGAGGAGGAAAAGGCGTGGCACAACCTCCAGAAGCCGTTGATTTTGCTTTCAGTAACCCTAATTTCTCTTGCTATTTTTATTTCCTCTGCTATTAGCTTGAGCATCGTGTTTCCCGCTGATAATTTGCGGCGGCCTTTCTGCCGTGACCTAAGGATACAGCCGTTGTCGATTAATTTCACCGCACAGATAGCTGCATCTGGAGTTGATAGAGGTGGAGTAGAGTCGGATCTTCTACCCGGAGCATTTGTTTTGACGGATCAGGAGACGGTTGATTATTACTGGATGGTTGTATTTTTACCTTCTGCTATGGTTTTTGCTGCTTCGTCGGTTTACTTGATTTCAG GAATTATTGTTGCTTATAATGCTCCCATGAGACATGGATGCTTGAAAGTGGTTGAGAACAATTACTGTGCTTCTAGAAGAG GTGGAGTGCGCTGTCTCTCAATTCTAAACATTGCATTTACCATCATTTTTGGCCTTCTTGCTCTATTTCTCGGTTCAACACTCCTCACACTCGGTAGCAGCTGCTCAGTTGCATTGTTTTGGTTCTATGAAATAACCACATGGGGCTTGGCTGTTCTCCATGGAGGAGCCGCCTTCTACCTCAGAAGAAAAGCAGCAACAATTCTGGATGAAAGCGACTTTGCTGGGAGGAACAGCGGGCTTGAAATGCTCGAAGCAGACCCAATAGAATTCACCCCAGATGTTGAGAGACGTATAAATGATGGTTTTAAAACGTGGATGGGTCCGTCTTTCCTGTCCTCTGATGAGGAGGACGAGCCTGATGACTATATCGAAGTTCCAACCGTGACTCGAACTAACTCCAGTCGTCAAAAAGTGTGA